A genomic window from Labeo rohita strain BAU-BD-2019 chromosome 6, IGBB_LRoh.1.0, whole genome shotgun sequence includes:
- the arfrp1 gene encoding ADP-ribosylation factor-related protein 1 isoform X2: MYTLLSGLYKYMFQKDEYCILILGLDNAGKTTFLEQTKTKFSKNYKGMNLSKITTTVGLNIGTIDVGKARLMFWDLGGQEELQSLWDKYYAESHGVIYVIDSTDEERLGESKNAFVYH, translated from the exons ATGTATACTTTATTATCGGGTCTCTACAAATATATGTTTCAAAAGGACGAGTATTGCATCCTGATCCTCGGTCTGGACAATGCAGGAAAAACG ACTTTTCTGGagcaaacaaaaactaaatttagCAAAAACTACAAGGGCATGAACCTTTCGAAGATCACGACTACAGTGGGTCTCAACA TCGGCACCATTGATGTGGGAAAAGCTCGTCTGATGTTTTGGGATCTTGGAGGACAAGAAGAGCTGCAGTCATTGTGGGATAAG TACTATGCAGAATCACACGGTGTCATCTATGTCATTGACTCCACCGACGAGGAGCGACTGGGCGAGTCAAAGAACGCTTTTG TGTATCACTGA